A window of the Brumimicrobium sp. genome harbors these coding sequences:
- a CDS encoding aminotransferase class I/II-fold pyridoxal phosphate-dependent enzyme, which produces MGNSIEERLAQLEEQGKMLEPSHQERVDLFNQYHQVAEHFLEGLRENNTFNNGASTPNRYTLDGQPEDIQKTIDTIENDLFVYGINAASGGHLGYIPGGGIYASSIGDYLAAISNAYSGVYYASPGAVEMEHACLNWVKSIFGFPSNAVGNLTSGGSIANMIGLCAARDYQRILENGVEKNVIYLTEHTHHSVKKSLKILGLKQVIVREIKVDSSNQMDITSLEYQIIQDNKNGLHPAIIVASAGTTDTGAVDPLNSIADIAEKYKVWFHVDAAYGGFFILADSVKDKFKGIERADSMICDPHKSLFLPYGSGCVLIKNKEAVFTSHKVSAHYMQDTVEEELPIDPSDVSPELTKHFRALRMWLPLKTYGIAPFKSLLEEKLLLTEYFRQKVVTLGFNVGPTPNLSVTYFWYPKVEDEDSFNHKLMQLCHQDGSVFLSSSRIDNRFVIRMAILSFRTHKYEIDKCIAMLQRNLQLI; this is translated from the coding sequence ATGGGAAATTCAATAGAGGAAAGGTTAGCTCAATTGGAAGAGCAAGGGAAGATGTTAGAACCTTCTCATCAAGAAAGAGTTGATTTATTTAATCAATATCATCAGGTTGCTGAACATTTTTTAGAAGGATTAAGAGAGAATAATACATTTAACAACGGTGCATCAACTCCGAATAGATATACTTTGGATGGACAACCTGAAGATATACAAAAAACTATTGATACCATAGAGAACGATTTATTTGTTTATGGAATAAATGCGGCTTCAGGTGGACATTTAGGGTATATACCGGGAGGTGGAATCTATGCTTCTTCCATTGGAGATTACTTAGCTGCTATAAGTAATGCATATAGCGGTGTATATTATGCTTCTCCTGGTGCCGTTGAAATGGAACATGCTTGTCTAAATTGGGTAAAATCTATTTTTGGATTTCCTTCTAATGCAGTTGGTAATCTAACTTCTGGAGGTTCAATCGCAAATATGATTGGTTTATGCGCTGCACGAGATTATCAAAGAATTCTCGAGAACGGGGTGGAGAAAAATGTTATTTATCTAACAGAGCACACGCACCATTCAGTTAAGAAATCACTCAAAATTCTGGGACTAAAGCAGGTAATTGTTAGAGAAATTAAAGTGGATAGTTCCAATCAGATGGATATAACTTCTTTGGAGTACCAAATCATTCAAGATAATAAGAATGGCTTACATCCTGCTATCATTGTAGCTAGTGCAGGTACTACAGATACAGGTGCTGTGGATCCTCTAAATAGTATTGCAGATATTGCTGAGAAATATAAAGTTTGGTTTCATGTTGATGCCGCTTATGGAGGTTTTTTTATTCTTGCAGATAGCGTTAAAGATAAATTTAAAGGAATAGAGCGTGCAGATTCAATGATTTGTGATCCTCACAAAAGTTTGTTTCTTCCGTATGGCTCAGGATGTGTACTTATAAAGAATAAAGAAGCTGTATTTACGTCACATAAAGTATCTGCTCATTATATGCAAGATACAGTTGAGGAAGAACTCCCCATCGATCCATCTGATGTTTCACCAGAGTTAACAAAACATTTCCGAGCCTTACGCATGTGGTTACCATTAAAAACCTATGGTATAGCGCCATTCAAGAGTTTACTTGAAGAAAAACTTTTGCTAACTGAATACTTCAGGCAAAAGGTAGTAACGTTGGGATTTAATGTAGGTCCAACTCCCAATCTGTCTGTAACTTACTTCTGGTATCCTAAAGTAGAAGATGAAGATTCTTTTAATCATAAATTGATGCAACTATGCCACCAAGACGGGAGTGTGTTTTTATCATCTTCTCGTATTGATAATCGTTTTGTGATTCGTATGGCAATTTTATCTTTCAGAACGCATAAGTATGAGATAGATAAATGCATAGCCATGTTGCAACGTAATCTTCAACTTATTTAA
- the cysS gene encoding cysteine--tRNA ligase codes for MRYKENELKISNSLTGDKEVFKPIHEGFVGMYVCGPTVYSFVHLGNCRTFISFDVIYRYLLHLGYKVRYVRNITDAGHLENDADQGEDKIAKKARLEQVEPMEVVQRYSLNFHDVLKQFNNLPPNIEPTATGHIIEQITMIQEILKKGYAYESNGSVYFDVDKYNKEYNYGILSKRKIEDLISGTRDLDGQDEKRSPLDFALWKKALPEHIMRWPSPWSDGFPGWHLECSAMSTKYLGESFDIHGGGMDLKFPHHECEIAQGTAANNHAPVHYWMHANMLTLNGKKMSKSTGNTLLPEELFSGHNDILGKPYHPIIVRFFMMQAHYASVLDFSGDALNAAEKGFQKLMEAVELLTSLPTSATSSFDVKKLVEKFYAAMNDDFNTPILVAHLFDAVKKIQQIKLGNETITSTDLELLSEEINSFVFNVLGLQNIMEEKGGGEELHTVMELIIQIRQQARENKDWATSDAIRDKLKEANIVINDSKEGATWEIQ; via the coding sequence ATGAGATATAAAGAAAATGAATTGAAAATTAGCAATAGTCTAACGGGTGATAAAGAAGTTTTTAAACCCATACACGAAGGGTTTGTTGGTATGTATGTATGTGGACCAACTGTATATAGCTTTGTACACTTAGGAAATTGTCGAACTTTTATCTCGTTTGATGTTATTTATCGTTATTTGCTCCATTTAGGATATAAGGTGAGATATGTTCGAAATATCACAGATGCTGGCCATCTTGAGAATGATGCAGATCAAGGAGAAGATAAAATTGCAAAAAAAGCACGTTTGGAACAAGTGGAGCCAATGGAAGTTGTACAAAGGTATTCCTTAAATTTTCATGATGTTTTGAAGCAATTTAATAACCTTCCACCAAATATCGAACCTACTGCAACTGGTCATATTATTGAGCAAATTACTATGATTCAAGAAATCCTGAAAAAGGGTTATGCATACGAATCCAATGGATCTGTCTATTTTGATGTAGATAAATATAATAAGGAATATAACTATGGTATTCTTTCTAAAAGGAAGATAGAGGATTTAATTTCGGGAACACGTGACTTGGATGGGCAAGATGAGAAAAGATCTCCCTTAGATTTCGCATTATGGAAAAAAGCATTGCCCGAACACATTATGCGTTGGCCTTCTCCTTGGAGTGATGGTTTTCCAGGTTGGCATTTGGAATGTTCTGCAATGAGTACAAAATACTTGGGCGAATCCTTTGATATCCATGGGGGAGGAATGGATTTGAAATTTCCACATCATGAATGTGAAATTGCTCAAGGAACGGCAGCCAATAACCATGCTCCTGTGCACTATTGGATGCATGCGAATATGCTTACCTTAAATGGTAAAAAGATGAGTAAATCTACTGGAAATACGCTATTGCCTGAAGAACTATTTTCGGGGCATAATGATATTCTAGGAAAACCTTATCATCCTATTATAGTACGATTCTTTATGATGCAGGCGCATTATGCGAGTGTATTAGATTTTAGTGGCGATGCTTTGAATGCAGCAGAAAAAGGTTTTCAAAAATTAATGGAAGCTGTGGAATTATTGACATCGCTTCCCACTTCAGCAACCTCTTCTTTTGACGTTAAAAAATTGGTAGAAAAATTCTATGCTGCCATGAATGATGATTTTAACACACCTATTTTGGTGGCACATTTGTTTGATGCAGTTAAAAAGATTCAGCAGATTAAGTTAGGAAACGAAACGATTACTAGTACTGATTTAGAATTGCTATCAGAAGAAATAAATTCATTTGTATTTAATGTGTTGGGTTTACAAAATATAATGGAAGAAAAAGGAGGAGGGGAGGAACTACATACCGTGATGGAATTGATAATCCAAATTCGCCAGCAAGCCCGTGAAAATAAAGATTGGGCAACATCAGATGCAATTCGAGACAAACTAAAAGAGGCAAATATTGTTATAAATGACAGTAAAGAAGGCGCCACATGGGAAATTCAATAG
- a CDS encoding M28 family peptidase: MWGKIFVIGFLCFASLTSFSQEEKARKIVETLCSDAFYGRGYVNDGMNIAANFVRDEFKEIGLKPFVNDTSYFQTFSYPVNVFPDTLEFKVNDKHLKPGVDFLIDEASGSFQGELLPVFIGPVHFTKKKLFTEAYNEIVSGNKNAFFVDLESVDEKERPQMMHQLRVLSKQAPVIFIQTAKFTWSVAGEQFDYPIIYVKPGLIDRNSNLYLQVNATLNPQFITKNVIGFLPSQKENADTLVFSAHFDHLGMMGTYPEKTIFPGGNDNASGTSMLITMADYFTKNPSDYNIIFMAFAGEEAGLFGSVNMVNSKDIDLSTIKFLINLDIMGSGEEGVTVVNGSIYQDEFNKLVSINNEKKYLTQIKSRGEAANSDHYYFYKAGVPSIFIYTMGPNKNYHDVFDTYDALSFAAYNNIVQLLIDFVGKL; encoded by the coding sequence ATGTGGGGTAAAATTTTTGTAATAGGGTTTTTATGTTTTGCTTCCCTTACTTCTTTTAGTCAAGAAGAAAAAGCTAGAAAGATTGTAGAAACACTTTGTAGTGATGCATTTTATGGTCGTGGTTATGTAAATGATGGGATGAACATCGCGGCTAACTTCGTTAGAGATGAATTTAAGGAAATTGGTCTTAAACCATTTGTAAATGACACTTCATATTTTCAAACTTTTAGCTATCCAGTGAATGTGTTTCCTGATACGCTAGAATTTAAAGTGAATGATAAACATTTAAAACCAGGTGTTGACTTTTTAATAGATGAAGCTTCTGGTTCATTTCAAGGAGAGCTTTTACCTGTTTTTATAGGACCAGTACATTTTACTAAGAAGAAACTCTTTACAGAAGCATATAATGAAATAGTATCCGGCAATAAAAATGCTTTTTTCGTTGATTTAGAAAGTGTGGACGAAAAAGAGCGTCCTCAAATGATGCATCAATTAAGAGTATTAAGTAAACAAGCGCCAGTCATCTTTATTCAAACTGCAAAATTTACTTGGTCGGTAGCTGGTGAACAGTTTGATTATCCGATAATCTACGTAAAGCCAGGATTAATAGACAGGAACTCAAATCTTTATCTTCAAGTGAATGCTACATTAAACCCACAGTTTATAACTAAAAACGTTATAGGATTCCTACCATCACAAAAAGAGAATGCTGATACACTTGTATTTTCAGCACATTTTGATCACTTAGGGATGATGGGAACCTATCCTGAAAAAACAATTTTCCCAGGGGGAAATGATAATGCTAGTGGAACTTCTATGCTAATTACTATGGCTGATTATTTTACCAAGAATCCTTCAGATTACAATATCATCTTTATGGCTTTTGCAGGAGAGGAAGCGGGATTATTTGGCTCCGTAAATATGGTTAATAGCAAAGATATCGATCTGTCCACGATTAAATTCTTAATTAATTTAGATATTATGGGAAGTGGAGAAGAAGGTGTAACTGTTGTTAATGGGAGCATATATCAAGATGAATTTAATAAATTAGTGAGTATCAATAACGAGAAAAAGTACCTCACACAGATTAAATCGAGAGGAGAAGCCGCTAATAGTGACCATTATTATTTCTATAAAGCAGGTGTTCCTTCTATTTTTATCTATACCATGGGGCCAAACAAGAATTATCACGATGTTTTCGATACATACGATGCCCTATCTTTTGCAGCATATAATAACATTGTGCAACTCTTAATCGATTTCGTTGGTAAGTTATAA
- a CDS encoding NAD-dependent epimerase/dehydratase family protein, whose product MKRVLIIGAGGQIGTELTQLLKHKYSKENVFASDIKEEKPVALEDVNYIPLNVLDAKALEDCVKKNNITDIYLLAALLSATAEKNPMFAWELNMNGLFNVLELAKNGLIKQVFWPSSIAAFGTTTPKRDVPQHTIMEPSTVYGISKQTGEQWCAYYHDKYGVDVRSIRYPGLISYTSLPGGGTTDYAVDIFYHAKEHQAYTSFLNEDTALPMMYMEDAVRATVELMEAPQSNLTIHTSYNIAGISFTPKELAAEIKKHIPTFKMSYEPDFRQQIADSWPQSLNDMQAQKDWNWKHTYDLKRMVETMLKEVKPELYFKKA is encoded by the coding sequence ATGAAAAGAGTACTAATTATTGGAGCAGGGGGTCAAATTGGAACTGAGCTTACTCAACTCTTAAAGCATAAATATTCAAAAGAAAATGTATTTGCATCTGACATTAAAGAAGAAAAACCTGTCGCATTGGAGGATGTTAATTACATTCCTTTAAATGTATTAGATGCAAAAGCACTGGAAGATTGTGTAAAGAAAAATAATATTACAGATATTTATCTACTTGCTGCACTCCTATCAGCAACTGCAGAAAAGAATCCTATGTTTGCATGGGAGCTGAATATGAATGGGCTATTCAATGTATTGGAATTGGCAAAAAACGGATTGATTAAACAAGTTTTTTGGCCTAGTTCTATTGCTGCTTTTGGTACTACAACGCCTAAAAGAGATGTGCCACAGCATACGATCATGGAACCAAGTACAGTATATGGTATTTCAAAACAAACTGGAGAACAGTGGTGCGCATACTACCATGACAAATATGGTGTTGATGTACGAAGTATTCGTTATCCCGGATTAATTTCATATACTTCCTTACCTGGAGGAGGGACGACAGATTACGCAGTGGATATTTTTTATCATGCAAAAGAACATCAAGCATATACAAGTTTCTTAAATGAAGACACAGCCCTTCCAATGATGTATATGGAAGATGCCGTACGTGCTACTGTTGAATTAATGGAGGCCCCCCAAAGTAACCTTACTATTCATACCTCGTATAATATCGCAGGAATAAGTTTTACACCGAAAGAATTAGCAGCAGAGATAAAAAAGCATATTCCTACTTTTAAGATGAGCTATGAGCCTGATTTTAGACAGCAAATTGCTGATTCTTGGCCGCAGTCTTTGAATGATATGCAAGCTCAGAAGGATTGGAATTGGAAACATACATATGATTTAAAAAGAATGGTAGAAACGATGTTGAAAGAAGTAAAACCTGAGCTTTATTTTAAAAAGGCATGA
- the hppD gene encoding 4-hydroxyphenylpyruvate dioxygenase, whose translation MADNIKASELEKVFKGGEDFLPILGTDYVEFYVSNAKQAAHFYKSAFGFQTLAYAGLETGVRDRTSYVLVQDKIRFVITAPMNSNTSIGEHVKKHGDGVKVLALWVEDARYSYEETIKRGAKSFMEPTVEKDEFGEVIRAGIYTYGETVHMFVERKNYKGLFLPGYQKLESEYNPPSTGLKYVDHTVGNVGWNQMNTWVKFYEEVMGFVNFLSFDDTQITTEYSALMSKVMANGNGRIKFPINEPAEGTKKSQIEEYLDFYEGEGVQHLALTTDNIIETVTDMRRRGVEFLSAPPEAYYEDAPHRLSQFNHELREDVKKLQSLGILIDADEDGYLLQIFTKPLQDRPTLFFEIIQRMGAKGFGAGNFKALFESIEREQEKRGTL comes from the coding sequence ATGGCAGACAATATTAAAGCATCAGAACTAGAAAAGGTATTTAAAGGAGGTGAAGACTTCTTACCTATTTTAGGAACTGACTATGTAGAATTTTATGTGAGCAATGCCAAACAAGCTGCACATTTTTATAAATCTGCATTTGGATTCCAAACACTCGCTTATGCAGGATTAGAAACTGGAGTAAGAGATAGAACTTCATACGTATTGGTACAAGACAAGATTCGTTTTGTAATTACCGCACCTATGAATAGCAATACTTCAATTGGAGAACATGTTAAAAAACATGGTGATGGTGTAAAAGTTCTAGCATTATGGGTTGAAGATGCTCGTTATTCTTATGAGGAGACGATTAAGAGAGGTGCAAAATCTTTTATGGAACCAACAGTTGAAAAAGACGAATTTGGAGAAGTGATTCGCGCAGGTATTTATACCTACGGTGAGACAGTGCACATGTTTGTGGAGCGTAAAAATTATAAAGGACTTTTCCTACCTGGCTACCAGAAGTTGGAGTCTGAATATAATCCTCCATCAACAGGATTAAAATATGTTGACCATACCGTAGGAAACGTAGGTTGGAATCAAATGAATACTTGGGTGAAATTCTATGAAGAAGTAATGGGCTTTGTAAACTTCCTTTCATTTGATGATACACAGATTACAACTGAATACTCTGCATTGATGTCAAAGGTAATGGCTAATGGTAACGGAAGAATTAAATTCCCTATTAATGAGCCAGCTGAAGGAACTAAAAAATCTCAAATTGAAGAGTATTTAGATTTCTATGAAGGAGAAGGAGTACAGCATTTGGCTTTGACAACAGATAACATTATCGAAACGGTTACTGATATGAGAAGAAGAGGAGTAGAATTCTTATCTGCACCTCCTGAAGCATATTATGAAGATGCACCACACCGTTTATCTCAATTTAATCATGAATTAAGAGAAGATGTAAAAAAATTACAAAGTCTTGGAATTCTGATTGATGCTGATGAGGATGGTTATCTTTTACAAATCTTTACAAAGCCACTTCAAGATAGACCAACTTTATTCTTTGAAATTATTCAACGAATGGGGGCTAAAGGTTTTGGTGCTGGGAACTTTAAAGCACTTTTTGAATCTATCGAAAGAGAGCAAGAAAAAAGAGGAACTTTATAA
- a CDS encoding acyl transferase, with translation MKNISQIKQTILGIQSEEDFNQQALDTFHFQFNHIPIYHQFCVSLHKTNPQHYTEIPFLPISFFKTHAIYPDTLKQPSLVFKSSGTTQSGQRSQHYITYPELYEASFVPTFTSQIASPSNAIIFALLPNYLEQGNSSLVYMVDFLIKQTKHPLSGFYLNNYSDLLQAIQEAKQLDKEIILFGVSYALLDLIDLQADLRDIKIIETGGMKGRRKEMTKDELHDTLKKGFNVKHIYSEYGMTELLSQAYLTVESYFHTPPWMRILIRDINDPLQVIDDHKTGGINVIDLANYYSCSFIATDDLGQTNGAQFKVLGRFDNSDIRGCNLLIG, from the coding sequence ATGAAAAACATATCCCAAATCAAGCAAACTATTCTTGGAATCCAATCAGAGGAAGATTTCAATCAACAAGCGCTTGATACTTTCCATTTTCAATTCAATCATATTCCAATATATCATCAATTTTGTGTATCGCTTCACAAGACAAATCCACAGCATTATACCGAGATTCCTTTTTTACCTATTTCTTTCTTTAAGACACATGCTATTTATCCAGATACATTGAAGCAGCCTTCGCTTGTTTTTAAGAGTTCCGGAACAACACAAAGCGGGCAACGGAGTCAACATTATATAACCTACCCAGAATTATATGAGGCTTCTTTTGTACCCACGTTTACAAGTCAAATTGCTTCTCCCTCAAACGCTATTATTTTTGCGCTGTTACCAAATTACTTAGAACAAGGAAATTCATCCTTAGTCTATATGGTAGATTTTCTAATTAAACAGACAAAGCACCCATTATCAGGTTTCTATTTAAATAATTACAGTGATTTGCTACAAGCTATTCAAGAAGCGAAACAATTAGATAAAGAAATCATACTTTTTGGAGTTTCGTATGCCTTACTTGACTTAATAGATTTACAGGCTGATTTAAGGGATATTAAAATTATAGAAACTGGAGGCATGAAGGGGCGACGAAAAGAAATGACCAAGGATGAACTTCATGATACGCTTAAAAAGGGGTTTAATGTAAAGCATATCTATTCTGAATATGGAATGACCGAACTACTTTCTCAGGCTTATTTAACAGTTGAATCTTATTTTCATACTCCACCTTGGATGAGGATTCTTATTCGTGATATTAATGACCCACTTCAAGTTATAGATGATCACAAAACAGGAGGAATTAATGTGATAGATTTAGCTAATTATTATAGCTGCTCCTTTATTGCGACCGATGATTTAGGTCAAACGAACGGAGCTCAATTTAAAGTCCTGGGAAGATTTGATAACAGCGATATCCGAGGCTGTAATTTATTGATTGGATAA
- a CDS encoding homogentisate 1,2-dioxygenase codes for MPIYHKLGKIPPKRHTQFRKEDGGLYYEELYCTAGFAGVYTNMYHIHRPTMVRSYGKRYSVAPKIVDQNNVKPFRLEGFKVAPEKDYLESRKIVFANARTYVILAAPSGKKMDYFYKNTEADELIFIHKGSGKLRTFLGNLDFGYGDYLVVPRGTIYQIEFDTEDNRLFIVESRDPFFTPKRYRNNFGQLLEHSPFCERDVRLPQELESHDEKGSFLMKTKKNDEIIEVEFAAHPFDVIGYDGYNYPYAFNIKDFEPITGRLHMPPTIHQQFETESSVICSFVPRLYDYHPLAIPAPYNHSNIDSDELLYYVEGNFMSRPDVGLGNITLHPAGFTHGPQPGAAEASIGKKGTEEYAVMVDTFDPLMITEETLKIADPDYYKSWLED; via the coding sequence ATGCCTATATATCACAAATTAGGAAAGATACCTCCAAAGCGTCATACACAATTTAGAAAAGAAGACGGAGGGTTATATTATGAAGAATTATACTGTACAGCAGGATTTGCTGGTGTGTATACGAATATGTATCATATACATCGTCCAACAATGGTTAGATCTTATGGTAAGAGATATTCGGTTGCTCCAAAAATTGTAGATCAGAATAATGTAAAGCCATTTAGATTAGAAGGATTTAAAGTGGCTCCTGAAAAAGACTATTTAGAGTCAAGAAAGATCGTATTTGCAAATGCTAGAACCTATGTGATTTTAGCAGCACCATCAGGTAAAAAGATGGATTATTTCTATAAAAACACCGAAGCTGATGAATTGATTTTTATCCATAAAGGTTCAGGTAAATTAAGAACTTTCTTAGGAAACTTAGATTTTGGATATGGTGATTATTTAGTTGTTCCAAGAGGTACTATCTATCAGATAGAATTTGATACGGAAGACAATAGATTGTTTATTGTAGAATCTAGAGATCCATTCTTTACTCCTAAACGTTATCGCAATAATTTTGGTCAGCTATTGGAACATTCTCCTTTCTGTGAAAGAGATGTTCGACTTCCTCAAGAATTAGAATCTCACGATGAGAAAGGAAGTTTCTTAATGAAGACTAAAAAGAATGATGAAATCATAGAGGTTGAATTTGCTGCGCATCCGTTCGATGTAATTGGTTACGATGGCTATAATTATCCGTATGCATTTAACATCAAAGATTTTGAACCTATTACTGGAAGATTACACATGCCTCCAACTATTCACCAGCAATTTGAGACAGAATCTTCTGTAATTTGCTCATTCGTTCCACGTTTATATGATTACCATCCTTTAGCGATTCCTGCACCATATAACCACTCTAATATTGATTCTGATGAGTTATTATATTATGTAGAAGGAAATTTTATGTCTAGACCAGATGTAGGATTAGGAAATATCACACTGCACCCTGCAGGCTTTACTCATGGACCACAGCCAGGAGCTGCTGAGGCAAGTATAGGTAAAAAAGGAACTGAAGAATATGCTGTAATGGTAGATACATTCGATCCTTTGATGATAACAGAAGAAACGCTTAAAATTGCAGATCCTGATTACTATAAATCTTGGTTAGAAGATTAA